The sequence below is a genomic window from Tistrella bauzanensis.
CGGCCGGCCGCCTATGGCATGCGGCTCGACATTCCCGCGGGATCGGCGGTGCGCTTCGAGCCCGGCCAGACCCGCACTGTCCGCCTCGTCGCCTATCAGGGCGACCGGGTGGTGCATGGCTTCGACGGCAAGATCTCGGGTGCATTGCAGGCGGCGGCGCCCGCCACCGACGGCGGAGAGGGCTGAGCCATGGCATACGAGATCGACCGCGTTTCCTATGCCGCCACCTATGGGCCGACCACGGGCGACCGGGTCCGCCTTGCCGACACCGAACTGGTGATCGAGGTCGAGGCCGACCGCACGATCTATGGCGAAGAGGTCAAGTTCGGCGGCGGCAAGGTGATCCGCGACGGCATGGGCCAGTCGCAGCGCACCCGCGCCGATGGTGCCGCTGATACCGTCATCACCAATGCCCTGATCCTGGACCACTGGGGCAT
It includes:
- a CDS encoding urease subunit beta, which codes for MAPGAIIPAAGVIVLNAGRPVVEITVANTGDRPVQVGSHYHFYEANTGLAFDRPAAYGMRLDIPAGSAVRFEPGQTRTVRLVAYQGDRVVHGFDGKISGALQAAAPATDGGEG